In Gopherus evgoodei ecotype Sinaloan lineage unplaced genomic scaffold, rGopEvg1_v1.p scaffold_71_arrow_ctg1, whole genome shotgun sequence, one genomic interval encodes:
- the CUNH16orf54 gene encoding transmembrane protein C16orf54 homolog: MPPSLPPSPQLPPPSPPPALPCAACLVPMLALAGVAGLFVVISALLGERLFRGARARGVPSMWRRGGALWIEPAAPPQLDRAPQVETGDLWIPRPPPSAEDWYRGPAGSSGSGTSSGVHSGAPESSGSTTALWDPEAPAWGAQPHVTLQDISEFFRRGGGRGP; encoded by the coding sequence atgcccccatctctgccccccagcccccagctcccgcCCCCTTCGCcgccccccgccctgccctgcgCCGCCTGCCTAGTGCCCATGCTGGCGCTGGCGGGGGTGGCCGGCCTCTTCGTGGTGATCTCGGCCCTGCTGGGCGAGCGGCTCTTCCGGGGGGCCCGGGCCCGGGGGGTGCCCAGCATGTGGCGCCGGGGCGGGGCGCTGTGGATCGAGCCGGCGGCCCCGCCCCAGCTGGACAGAGCCCCCCAGGTGGAGACGGGCGACCTGTGGATCCCGCGCCCCCCACCCAGCGCCGAGGACTGGTACCGGGGGCCCGCCGGCAGCTCGGGGAGTGGCACCTCCAGCGGCGTCCACTCGGGGGCGCCGGAGAGCTCTGGCAGCACCACGGCCTTGTGGGACCCTGAGGCACCGGCCTGGGGGGCTCAGCCCCATGTCACCCTGCAGGACATCTCCGAGTTCTTCCGAcgcggaggggggagggggccgTGA